TTTGTCAAACAGATGAACACCGTGGGTGTGAAAACGGTAATGGAGATTCCCACCTACCCGTACGATCAGGAGTACAGTACTTTCGAAAGCAAATGTTTTCTTTTCATTGATAGAGTGTCCAGAAAGCGTCTTGCCAAAAAACTTCATGCAATTATCACCTTTTCGAACCAGAAGGAGATTTTCGGTCAACGCACCATCCAGATATCCAATGGAATTGACTTTTCATCCTTACGTTTGAAACGTAATTCCCACAATCCGGGAGAACTGCATTTGTTGGGTGTAGCAGAGATACACTTTTGGCACGGATTTGACAGAATAATTACTGGACTTGCGAATTATTATCAAAGGATTGAGAAACCTTATAAAGTATATTTCCATATTGTTGGAGCATTTTTCGGTATCAGAGAACGGGATGAGATATTAAACCTTATTTCTGATCATCATTTAGAAAATTACGTAATTTTACATGGTCCTCAATATGGACCTGAATTAGATGAGTTATTTGATCTTGCGAATCTTGGGATAGGGAGTCTTGGACGACATAGAAGTGGAATCACATTTATTAAAACGCTTAAAAACAGGGAATATGCAGCCAGAGGTATTCCCTTTATTTATTCTGAGATGGATTCTGATTTTGATCAAATGGAATATGTATACAAAATTCCGGCAAATGATTCGCCAATCGATATTAAGCAGATTATGCAATTTTACCAGCAGTTAATGATCTCAGCTAAAGACATTCGTGAGTCAGTATGTCATCTCTCATGGAGGAAACAGATGCAAAACGTAATTGATGCTTTGTAAAAGAGATATAATTAATGTTTCGCTTTCTTACGATATTGAGACAGATAAAGCCATTTCCCATCTGTCTGGTTCGCTTCAACATCTTTTTCAAGTTCAATAAGTGACAAAAGGGAGGGACATTGGCAAGACATTCGCGTGTGCCTCTCCCAAAATTTTTGGAGAGGAATGGGAGAGGAATTGGAAAGGTGTGGGAGGGGCACAAGCCCAGTCCTTGTTGTGTACCCCTTCAGCCTTACAGACTTGGAGATTAAATTAATTTGGTATACTTTTGGAAAGATATACCGATATACTATTATGGTGAGGTGAACAATGTTTTTTATATTGAATTTTCACATGCGATATCTGAAAAAATAATAGGCAAAATATATGACTGATTCAATGATTAGAATAATTGTTATCACTTCGTTATTCCTTATACATGTTTCGTGTATAGATAAGGATGTTTATGAGGGTGATAAAGATAATATCATCTTTGAATATGACAATTATCAATATCCCTATCATCATGAGGCGCAAAATGTTGTTGCAGAGATCACGTTCATTCTTGACAATGCACCGGAAGCGGAAGAGATAAAGACTAAGATTCCCCACCTCAAGTACAACAAATCGTGGCTCTTCATGCTTACACAGGATGATTGCAGCTATTCTGCCTACAGCACAACATGGGCAGCAATCAATGGAAAGCCTCTCTCCAAGAGCTATTATTACAATTCGAGGCAACTTGCCGCGGGGGATTTGCCACCGGATGCTTTTGAACTCGGCAGTACACTAGGGAGCACCGACGGAACTGGAAATGAGGTTCGGTTTGCGTTCACAACTACTCTTTTTCCTGACACTGTTGATATGGATGTAATTAGGGAAGCAAAAAAGAGAAGTGCAGCTGATTTAGGACGTTTTGGCCCATATAGATTTTTGACCTGGGAAAATCTAACAGAGATGTTGGCCTATGATACCGGTATTGCATTTCATGATACGAATACGAAGTCGGTTAATGATTCAGATTCACTTGTGAAGCACTTTGAGATAGATCAGCTGATTACACTGGAAAAACTGGATGGCAGAGGGATGAAAGTGCTCGCTGAGCCGAATGGGAATTACAATTATTTGTTAGCCGGGAAAAAATATCGTTCTATTCGTATCATGACCGCACAAAACACAAAGTCAGGTGGACCTGTTGTCAAGCGTCACTTTCCGTTTAAAATCGATTCAGATCTGGAGAAGGAAGTTCTGCAAAGAACTTCTTATGACAATATATTCGGCATCCCTGACTGGATTGAATATGAACTAAAGAACAATAAAGAGGAGAGGGAAGCTATCCATGTGGTGCTGCATAGTACGGATGTTACATTTGTTCAGTTTCTCCTTTGGCTAAACAACAAATACGGTAAGAAAGGAGATGATTCCGTTTGGTTTCCCTCATTGGAGGAGTATTATGAATACAACTACTACAGGGTGAACAGCAGTATTGATCATGAGATCAATGGGGATACTTTGAAATTACGGATATCTTTGCCTTCTGAACAATATTTCTACTATCCCTCCGTGACGGTTAACCTGAACGGGGTCACCTACGACCAAATCAAAGATGTCCTATCGAACGATGCCGTGACCGGTCTCTCCTACGCTCCCTATGAAGGAGGTGTGATGTTGAACATCGATTGTCGCCGTTTCCTATTTAAACATGCTGAGCACTTTGTGGAGAAGTATCTTAACTATAGAACTGAATCGAATAGAATTGATGCCCTCTATTTCGTTGAAAAGCTGAAAAAGTCACCGGAAAAAGATGAGTTGGGAATGAGAATACCCGGATATAGTAAATAAACCAAAGCATGCCCTGGTACAGTAAATATCTGACAGTTTTTGAGAAACCATTTGACGATGCTCCGGCAGCGTTAGTGGAAGAGGTGAAGGGAAAACTGCAACAAATGCAGCATGAGAATCCCATCGCCTCAGTAGTGGTGATCGCCCACAATGAGGAGACAAGGTTACTGAGCTGCTTATGGTCGCTCAGTGAAAACATCTGCCCCTACCAGGTGGAAATCATCGGTGTAGACAACAATTCAGCCGACCGCACCGGGGAGGTTTTTCAAGTATCTGGTGTTCCATGCTATTTTGAGGAGAGAAAAGGTCCAGGTTTTGCGCGTGAATGTGGACAGAATCATGTTCGTGGTAAATATTACATCTGCATCGATTCTGATACAATGTATCCACCACGATACATTGAAACCATTATCAGTGAACTGGAGAAGCCGGGTGTCGTCGGTGTCTCTTCCCTCTGGAGTTTTATCCCGGATAAGGATCATTCCAAATGGGGGTTAAAGTTTTACGAAGCTGTAAGAGATCTTTACATTCGTGCGCTTTTCATCAAACGACCCGAAAGGGGGGTGCGGGGCATGGTGTTTGCATATGAAACAGAGTATGGCAGAAAGGTGAGTTACAGGGTGGAACTGAAAAGAGGCGAAGATGGGTCGATGGCCCTAGGCTTGAAGAAATATGGTATGATAAAGTTGATCACCTCGCGCAAAGCACGTGCCGTTACTGCCAGCAATACCCTCAACGCAGACGGATCGTTGTTCAACAGTTTTAAAGTGAGAGTCATAAAAGGGTTGAAGAACATTAACTTCTTTTTCACCCGCCAAACGAAGCCACCCAGAGATGAGGAGTCGAACCTGATTAAAGATTGATCGCTATGTTAGAACCTGCCGAAATTGACAATTCCGATTTCCTGCATGCCCTCCTCGAGGGAAACAGGGGTGAGTGCTCAAAAATTGTGCATGCACACCTGAACAATCAGATGACGGTGCATGATCTCTATCAGAAGGTGATCGTTGCATGTGTGGAGTATGTCAAACCTGACCTGCTGGCCATCTCCCTGAGCATCTACTCGAATATACCGGTTTTTGAAAAAATGATTCAGAAAATTAGAGAACAAAAGCCGAATTTACCTATCTTAGTGGGTGGACAGGCATTCAGGAGAGGGGGACAGGATGTGATTGCCAGATATCCCAACGCGAAATACCTGCCTGACCTGAACATTGTTGATATATACATCAAACATTTTCAACTGAATGGATAATAGCCTGCATTGATATGAAATTTGAAAATGATCCCTCCCCCTTGTCTGAGTGGATTCCTGAGATTGGTGATGCGCTGCTGAAAAGCAAGTCGTTCTACATCGCCCTTTTCTCCACAAAGAGGGAACTGCTTTACTGCAACAAAGCATTCAGTTCGTTGCTGAAGGATGATCCCTGTGGATCGTTCCTCAACCCCTCTCTCGATGATATCCTGGCGATGGACGTTTCTTCAAGCATGGTGTTCAATGGTTATCTCACCTTCGGTGATTACCAATCGGAGAATTACTCTATCGTTGCTCAGGTTTTCAGGAAAAATAATAAACTGCTGGTGTTCGGAGGGAACGGCCGGTGAGAAAGGAACCGGACTCGGGTTGTTGCTCTGCAAAGAGTTTGTGGAGAAGCATGGTGGCTGGATATGGGTGGACAGCGAACCGGGCAAGGGGAGCAGCTTCCGCTTTGCACTGCCTCTGAAAGAAGTGACCGTGACGTGAAACTGTATGACATTGTAAGGAGATATGATCTTGGACACGATACTAACCTCTCTCTTTTGGTGCGCTCTTTTCCTGGTATTTTATACCTATATCGGATATGGTGTCATTCTCTGGCTGCTGGTATGGATCAGAGAGCATTTCCGTCCCCGTCCCCGGCTTGCGTTGCCCCATGAGTTGCCGGAAGTGACCCTTTTTATCACTGCCTACAACGAGGAGGAGATGGTTGAGGAGAAGATGGTGAACTGCCGCGAGATTGACTATCCCACGGAGAAGCTGAAAATTTTCTGGGTGACCGATGGCTCTACCGACACTACCAATGAGAAGCTCAATGCTTATCCGGAGGTGACGCTCTCCTTTCATCCCGACAGAAGAGGTAAGACCGCCGCAATTAACCGGGGGATGGCTTTCGTGGAAACACCCATCGTGGTCTTTACCGATGCCAACACGCTCATCAACCGGGAAGCGGTGAAGGAGATCGTGAAGGCGTTTTCGGATCCGCAAACAGGATGTGTGGCGGGTGAAAAGCGAATCGCCGTCAAGGAGATGGATACCGCTTCGTCGGGTGGGGAAGGGGCCTACTGGAGGTATGAATCGCTGTTGAAGGAGCTTGATTCACGTTTATACTCGGCTGTGGGGGCTGCCGGAGAGCTCTTCGCCATCCGTACCCGGCTCTTCAGGGAGCTGCCGGACGATACACTCCTGGATGATTTCGTGCTGTCGCTGCAGATCGCACACGAAGGCCATCGCATCCATTATTGTAAAGAGGCTTATGCCCTGGAAACTGCCTCTCTCAACATGCAGGAGGAGGAGAAAAGAAAGGTCCGTATTGCAGCCGGTGGGCTGCAGTCTGTAGGAAGGCTTCTTGCGCTGCTCAACCCGTTTCGTCACGGGTGGCTCAGCTTCCAGTACACATCCCACCGGGTGCTGCGCTGGACCGTTACGCCTGTTGCACTCTTTCTGCTACTGCCACTGAATGGAGCCCTGATCCTCTTGCAAACTGAACCCGCGTGGTTGTATCAGCTCCTGGGCCTGCTGCAGCTCCTCTTTTACCTCTGCGCCCTGGTGGGATCATACCTGGCACATCATGCCATCAGGAATAAAATATTGTTTATCCCATACTATTTCCTTTTCATGAATCTCAACGTCTTTAAAGGTATGGCTTATCTGAGAAGGTTCGAAGGAAATGCCGCCTGGGAAAAAGCCAGGAGAAGCAAATAAATTCATCTGAAATGAAAACACAAGGTCTATTGCACGATAAGGGTCAAGCTGTCCGTTTGCTGGAAATGATGACCGATACCCTTCTGTTGGTGAAGAACGACGGCACCTGCGTTGATATGATTGTCAAAACGGCGAACAACCCTTATGTCAACGAGGAGGGAACGCTGCTGGGCAGGAATATTTTTGATTGCTTCCCGCACGAAACCCTCAAGGAACTAAAGCCGGCCATCGAGCACGTTGCCCGCACCGGTGAGGTCTCCAATGCCAACTACGACCTTCCCGCTCCGGAGAAGATGTTCTATTTCAAGTGTATCATCCAGAAGTATGACGAGGAGCATCTGCTGCTGCAATACCGCGATATCACTCAGCGCAGCCAGATGAAACTGAGATTGCAACTGGCCAATGAACGTTTAGAGGAAACCGGCCGGGCAGCAAAGATTGGATACTGGAGCTACAACCAATCCACCGGATTGCTTTACTACGAAGGGTATGTAGGCATATCCCTTGAAACCAGTGAGGAAGTGGTTATTCCACTGTCTGAATACATGGAACATGTGTACCACGAAGACAGGGAAAGGATCGAGAATAATTTGACCAATCCCCGCAGTGATGTGGATATGTACGACTATAGGGTTGTAGAGGATAAGATCTATTATGTACGCTCAAAGATAATTAACAGGTATCATAATCGAAAGGGTGAGCTGATAGTTGATGGCTACACACAGAACATTGATGACATCGTATCCAACTGGGATCGTTTGAAAATGATTACCCTGGCGGTCAACAATACCAACGAGAGCATCTTCGCAGCCAAGCTGGATGGTACACTCATTTTTGCCAATCAGTTGTGCCGATTGATGAATCATATTCCTGAATCTGTTGATATAAGCAACTTGAAAGCCTATGACGTACTGGATGACTTCAAGGAGGAAAATAAATGGAGTCTGTTTCTGAAATCCTTGCGCGCAAATGACAATTCACTGAAGTTTATCTGTAACCACCACTATCCCGATTATGACGTGATCAGTACTGAATGTTCGGCCTTTATCATCCGTAACGATTACGGGGAAGACATTATCTGGAACCTTGGGCGTGACATCTCGGAACATGTGCGTTATGAGAATAAGCTCAGGGAGGCGAAAGAGAAAGCAGAGGAGTCGGATCGTCTGAAATCAGCTTTTCTCTCCAACATGAGCCACGAGATAAGGACTCCACTCAATGCGATTGTTGGTTTTTCAGCCCTTATGGCAGATGTTGAGAAACGGGAGGATCGGCTCAAGTTTCACAAGATCATAGAGTCGAACAACAAACGCCTGCTGTTGCTGATCAACGAGGTGCTTGATCTCTCGCGCATCGAATCGGGAACGCTTGTCTTCAACTTCTCTGCGGTAAGCATGCACGATCTCTGTAAGGAGATATTCGCCACCTATCAGCTCTATGGCGGTAATGCCACGCTCCTCCTGGAGATGCCTGAAGAGGATATTTCTATCCGTACCGATAGAAATAGGCTTACACAGGTGCTTTCGAACCTGATCGACAATGCGCTGAAGTTCACCACGAAAGGGAGCATCGCCATCGGATACCGTTTGTTATCTGAGTGGGTGGAGCTCTATGTGAACGATACCGGTATCGGCATTCCCGAAGATAAACTGGAAAAGGTGTTTGAACGATTTGTGAAAGTGGACAGCTTTGCACAGGGTACCGGACTCGGTCTTTCCATCTGCAGGACCATCCTGGAACGACTGGGCGGTGACATCTCGGTCACCTCCCAATTGGGAGTCGGTACGCAGTTTACCTGCCGGATACCGCTGCTGCCTGTAGACTCTGATGAGGATCCTTTTGAACGGATTGCCCAAAGAAGTTCATTGTCGGGAAATCGCAATATGGAGAAAAGCACCATTCTCGTGGCAGAAGATAACCAGGATAACTTTGAATTGATACAGGCAATGATTGGCAACGATTACGAACTGATTCATGCAAAGGATGGCGACCATGCAATACGATTGTTCCAGACGAGAAAGCCGGAACTGATCCTGATGGATATCAAGATGCCCGTCATGAGCGGTCTGGAGGCTATTCGCGCCATTCGCACAGAATCGCCTTTCTACCCGCCCATCATCGCCGTGAGCGCCTATGCCTTTGATACGGATAAAAACGAGTTGATGGAGAACGGTTGCAAGGATTTTCTGACAAAGCCCCTGGACAGGGACCTGCTGCTGGCTACCATTCAGAAATATATTTGAGGAAGAGCATCACCGTGAGTGGAGTGGGTGATGGGAAACCAACCCTCTCTCCCTGCTGTTACTTTTCTGGTGAGATTGGAAGTGCGAACCCAAAAGTAGAACCCTCGTTCTCTTTGGAATGGAAAAAGAGACGACCGTTGTTGAGTTTCACAAAGTTGTGCACCAGAAGCAATCCCAGACCGGATCCCGATTCATGTTCCGTGCCAAAGGTGGTGTACTGGGTACCAACATCCAGCAGTTTGCATTGATCTTCCTCGCTGATGCCACAGCCATGGTCGGTCACTTTGTAAATAACCTCTCCGTTTTCTGTTTCCAGGACAACGTCGATGACACTATCGCGATAGCTGTACTTGATGGCATTGCTGATCAGGTTCCGCATCACAGTCTTGATCATGTCGATGTCTACCTCAACCTCGCTCTTTGCTTCTACAGTTGAGTGGTATCGAATGGTGATGTTCTTGTTTGCTGCAAGTACCGACGCCGTTTCAACCTCGGCCTCGGTCAGCTCGGCCAGGTTAAAAGGTTGTTTGATGGCTTTCAGTTTGCCCAACTGTGCTTTGGTCCACTTCAGCAAATTATCGAGCAACCTGAAAAGCTGCTCTGACACCTCGTTTGCATTCTGTATCGATTCCAGGATCTCCGGTCGGATATCCTGCTCCTCCTTCATCTGGATGGAGAGAACATTGAGGATCATCTTGATGGTTGACATAGGCATGCGCAGGTCGTGCGCGATCACTGAATAGAGGGCATCCCTTCCGGCGATGGTCTGCTCCAGCTCCTCTTTCTGCTGCTCAATGGTACGCTTGGCTTCCAGCAATGTCAACTGGTGACGTACCCTTGCCAGCAATTCCTCCTTGTTGAACGGTTTGGTGATGTAATCATCGGCCCCCAGCTGGAATCCTTTCACGATATCGTTGGTCGAATTCAGTGCGGTTAAAAATATGATTGGTATATCCGCGTGCTCAGGTTGCTCTTTCAACTGCTTTGCCAAGGTGAAGCCATCGGTGCCGGGCATCAGCACATCCAACAAAATCAAATCAGGTTTTTCGTTTTCGATAAGTGTAACAGCTTCTTCCGCGCTCTGTGCTGTTGACACCGTTAAACCCGACTGCTCCAGCATCATTTGCAACAACAGCGTATTGGTCGGGATATCATCGACAGCCAGGATTTTATATTTTGAAAAATCAACAATCATATCGTATTGATCAGATTTTGGTTGATGACCAATTAATCTTTTTATTTAAATATTCCTTAAGGTATGGGGATAGTACAATCACCCCCAAAGTTAAACATTTTAACCATCTCATTTGTTTTTTACATTCTCTTCTTTTCAGCAGGAGCTTTGATTTTTGATTTTTTATGAAATTTAGCGCTGCGAATAGGCGATCTGGCGGGCTATAACAGCTGTTCATGGGTGGTTCTGTCTTGCGGATTGTCCATATTTTTGTTTATATTTGTGGAAAGAAGCTATTTTAATCATCACCTTAACGAATAAATGGGGAAACTCGTTCTCTTTAAGTTTCTGGAGTTTGTATTGGGACTCTTGAGCCTGATTCCTGCCCTGATGGCAGTGGTGGGTAGTTATGTCTCACATTTTCATCCAACGCGCTATCCGGCCATCCATTGGCTGGGGATATTGTTGCCGCTGGTTTTGCTGCTCAATGCCCTGATCATGCTTTTTTGGATTTGGAAGAGGAGTCCCTGGATGATAGTTCCCATTGCGGCACTGCTCATCAGTATCCCCTATATCAGCTCTGTTTTCAACTGGCCTCTGCGTAAACAGGCGCTGCCGAAAAATGCAGTGACTGTTGCAACTTATAACATTCACAACCAGATTGGGGAGAATGTTTACATGGATACCCAACAATTTGCAGCCTTTCTGGAAAATGAAAAGGTGGATATTATCTGTCTGCAGGAGTTTCCGGTTGCTGGTGCGGGAAAGGATGGGCTGATCCTGGATCTCACAAAATCGATGCCCTATTATCGGATATTGTCACGTCGTCACGGAGCCCTTAACGTTGCCATATTTAGTCGCTATCCCATCCTTGAAACACAGCCGGTGGCTTTTGAGGATGAGACCGATAACTTCTCCATGTGGGTTGACCTGGATATGGAGGGAGTGAGGGTGCGCCTTTTTAACAACCATCTGCAAACCACCAATATAAACCAATATAGGGCGCCTCTTACACCGAATATTGGGCACACGATTGCACAATTGAAGAAACTGAAACAGGTGGTCGAGGAAAATGGCAGCATTCGGACACGACAGGCTGATGTCATCAGAAAACTGCTGGATGAAAGTCCCTATCCGTTGATTGTATGTGGTGACTTCAATGCAACTCCTTCCTCTTATACCTACAGAACCATTAAGGGCCGATTGAGAGACAGTTTTCGGGATGCGGGCAAAGGTTATGGCTACAGCTATCGCTACCTGAAGAAGTTATACCGGATCGATTACATCTTTTACGCTCCCGAAAACTTCAGGGCCATACGCTATTACTCGCCAGAGCTGGAGTACAGTGACCACAAACCGGTGGTGGTGACGTTCGATTTTTCGCCGAAAGATTAAGAAAGTGGATTTACATTTGCCTCGATGGTTTCTTTCTTTAGTTTCTTTCTGAAAAAACTGATCATCCTGGTCAGTCCCTCATCGAGCCGTATCGCCGGCTCCCAGTCGAGCATCTCCCGGGCAAGTGTGATGTCGGGACGCCGCTGTTTCGGGTCATCAACCGGCAGGGGCATGTATACCAGTTTTGAGGATGCTCCGGACAAAGTGATGATTCGTTCTGCCAGCTCCCGGATGGTGAACTCTCTGGGATTGCCAATGTTGACCGGTCCGGTAAAAGCCTCGTCTGTCTTCATCATCTTCAGAAGCCCCTCTATCAGATCGTCGATGTACTGAAAGCTGCGGGTCTGGCTGCCATCACCGTAGATGGTGATGTCCTGGTCCTGCAGCGCCTGCAGGATGAAGTTGGAGATCACCCGCCCATCATCGGGCAGCATGCCGGGGCCGTAGGTGTTGAAGATGCGGACAATCTTGATGCGCACCTTCTCCTGACGGTGGTAATCCATGAAAAGGGTCTCAGCGCATCGCTTTCCTTCATCGTAGCAGGAGCGGGGACCCACGGTGTTCACATTTCCCCAGTACTGTTCCGGTTGCGGATGCACCAGCGGATCGCCATAGATCTCGCTGGTGGAGGCAAGCAGGATCCTGGCACCATGCTTCTTGGCCATGCCCAATACATTGTAGGAGCCCATGACCGAGATTTTCATCGTTTTGATCGGATCATGCTGGTAGTGTACCGGGGAGGCCGGACAGGCCAGGTGGTAAATCTCATCCACAGGTTCAATGGGGTAGGGGTATATGATGTCATGCTCTATCAGGTCAAAAAACTTGTGCTCCAATAAATGAGAAATGTTCTCTTTTCGTCCCGTGAGAAAATTATCCAGACAGATTACACTGTTTCCTTCCCTCAGGAGTCTTTCGCATAAGTGAGACCCAATAAAACCGGCACCTCCGGTAACCAATATCCTCTTCATCTTTTCATAGTTTCTGGATGATTCACAAAAGTATACAATTATTTAAACATATTTAATATTCTGTCGATTTATTTCCAAAAATGAGCGAATATTATACAATTAAGGGACAATCTGATTTGTTTAAAAAAAATTATTCACAATACTATAACAAAAAAAAATACCCATAGTTCTGATGATTCTACAACGATCTCACACAACGAAGAAGTCAATATCGCTGATTACGCTCTTACATACAGGATGTTATTGCATCCTTATTTATGCAGACAAGATGGTATAATAATGGAGTTTGTATGATCAAAAAGACGCCCAAAATAAAATAAAAACAATAAAAAGTAAATAAATGTGTTTGTAATAAAACAAAATGATTATATTTGCAGCGTGAATATTACATTATGTCTAATTAAATTGTTTTTAGGTTATGAAAATGAAAATCATTGTTGCGATCACGTTGCTTTGTGCAACCTGGAGCCTCCCCGCGCAGGAGGCTGAATCGAAATGGACTGCCGGAACTGATCTGGTAAGTTCGTATGTATGGAGGGGGCTCTACCTGTCGAATGCGGCAGTACAGCCCTCACTTGTTTTTGAATCGGGTGGGTTTTCCGCCGGTGCCTGGGGCTCTGCCTCCTTCGACGGTGTGCTTGAGGCTGATCTTTTTATTGGTTACACCTTCGGTTTTGGATTATCACTGGGGGTAACTGACTATTATTTCCCCTCCATAGAAGGGGGTAATGACTACTTTGATGTCACGAAGGC
This genomic window from Dysgonomonadaceae bacterium zrk40 contains:
- a CDS encoding glycosyltransferase family 1 protein — translated: MKIIFLSFHGFNSHNGISKKKLAQIKGLKECGCSVVNCYYTVNPENGDRLWMADDKVLANLGSGIWAKIRKRIDYATIINYIKKQQIELVYMRSEHNASPFLIRFVKQMNTVGVKTVMEIPTYPYDQEYSTFESKCFLFIDRVSRKRLAKKLHAIITFSNQKEIFGQRTIQISNGIDFSSLRLKRNSHNPGELHLLGVAEIHFWHGFDRIITGLANYYQRIEKPYKVYFHIVGAFFGIRERDEILNLISDHHLENYVILHGPQYGPELDELFDLANLGIGSLGRHRSGITFIKTLKNREYAARGIPFIYSEMDSDFDQMEYVYKIPANDSPIDIKQIMQFYQQLMISAKDIRESVCHLSWRKQMQNVIDAL
- a CDS encoding glycosyltransferase family 2 protein, translated to MPWYSKYLTVFEKPFDDAPAALVEEVKGKLQQMQHENPIASVVVIAHNEETRLLSCLWSLSENICPYQVEIIGVDNNSADRTGEVFQVSGVPCYFEERKGPGFARECGQNHVRGKYYICIDSDTMYPPRYIETIISELEKPGVVGVSSLWSFIPDKDHSKWGLKFYEAVRDLYIRALFIKRPERGVRGMVFAYETEYGRKVSYRVELKRGEDGSMALGLKKYGMIKLITSRKARAVTASNTLNADGSLFNSFKVRVIKGLKNINFFFTRQTKPPRDEESNLIKD
- a CDS encoding cobalamin-dependent protein (Presence of a B(12) (cobalamin)-binding domain implies dependence on cobalamin itself, in one of its several forms, or in some unusual lineages, dependence on a cobalamin-like analog.), encoding MLEPAEIDNSDFLHALLEGNRGECSKIVHAHLNNQMTVHDLYQKVIVACVEYVKPDLLAISLSIYSNIPVFEKMIQKIREQKPNLPILVGGQAFRRGGQDVIARYPNAKYLPDLNIVDIYIKHFQLNG
- a CDS encoding glycosyltransferase family 2 protein is translated as MILDTILTSLFWCALFLVFYTYIGYGVILWLLVWIREHFRPRPRLALPHELPEVTLFITAYNEEEMVEEKMVNCREIDYPTEKLKIFWVTDGSTDTTNEKLNAYPEVTLSFHPDRRGKTAAINRGMAFVETPIVVFTDANTLINREAVKEIVKAFSDPQTGCVAGEKRIAVKEMDTASSGGEGAYWRYESLLKELDSRLYSAVGAAGELFAIRTRLFRELPDDTLLDDFVLSLQIAHEGHRIHYCKEAYALETASLNMQEEEKRKVRIAAGGLQSVGRLLALLNPFRHGWLSFQYTSHRVLRWTVTPVALFLLLPLNGALILLQTEPAWLYQLLGLLQLLFYLCALVGSYLAHHAIRNKILFIPYYFLFMNLNVFKGMAYLRRFEGNAAWEKARRSK
- a CDS encoding hybrid sensor histidine kinase/response regulator → MKTQGLLHDKGQAVRLLEMMTDTLLLVKNDGTCVDMIVKTANNPYVNEEGTLLGRNIFDCFPHETLKELKPAIEHVARTGEVSNANYDLPAPEKMFYFKCIIQKYDEEHLLLQYRDITQRSQMKLRLQLANERLEETGRAAKIGYWSYNQSTGLLYYEGYVGISLETSEEVVIPLSEYMEHVYHEDRERIENNLTNPRSDVDMYDYRVVEDKIYYVRSKIINRYHNRKGELIVDGYTQNIDDIVSNWDRLKMITLAVNNTNESIFAAKLDGTLIFANQLCRLMNHIPESVDISNLKAYDVLDDFKEENKWSLFLKSLRANDNSLKFICNHHYPDYDVISTECSAFIIRNDYGEDIIWNLGRDISEHVRYENKLREAKEKAEESDRLKSAFLSNMSHEIRTPLNAIVGFSALMADVEKREDRLKFHKIIESNNKRLLLLINEVLDLSRIESGTLVFNFSAVSMHDLCKEIFATYQLYGGNATLLLEMPEEDISIRTDRNRLTQVLSNLIDNALKFTTKGSIAIGYRLLSEWVELYVNDTGIGIPEDKLEKVFERFVKVDSFAQGTGLGLSICRTILERLGGDISVTSQLGVGTQFTCRIPLLPVDSDEDPFERIAQRSSLSGNRNMEKSTILVAEDNQDNFELIQAMIGNDYELIHAKDGDHAIRLFQTRKPELILMDIKMPVMSGLEAIRAIRTESPFYPPIIAVSAYAFDTDKNELMENGCKDFLTKPLDRDLLLATIQKYI
- a CDS encoding hybrid sensor histidine kinase/response regulator, which gives rise to MIVDFSKYKILAVDDIPTNTLLLQMMLEQSGLTVSTAQSAEEAVTLIENEKPDLILLDVLMPGTDGFTLAKQLKEQPEHADIPIIFLTALNSTNDIVKGFQLGADDYITKPFNKEELLARVRHQLTLLEAKRTIEQQKEELEQTIAGRDALYSVIAHDLRMPMSTIKMILNVLSIQMKEEQDIRPEILESIQNANEVSEQLFRLLDNLLKWTKAQLGKLKAIKQPFNLAELTEAEVETASVLAANKNITIRYHSTVEAKSEVEVDIDMIKTVMRNLISNAIKYSYRDSVIDVVLETENGEVIYKVTDHGCGISEEDQCKLLDVGTQYTTFGTEHESGSGLGLLLVHNFVKLNNGRLFFHSKENEGSTFGFALPISPEK
- a CDS encoding endonuclease/exonuclease/phosphatase family protein, which produces MGKLVLFKFLEFVLGLLSLIPALMAVVGSYVSHFHPTRYPAIHWLGILLPLVLLLNALIMLFWIWKRSPWMIVPIAALLISIPYISSVFNWPLRKQALPKNAVTVATYNIHNQIGENVYMDTQQFAAFLENEKVDIICLQEFPVAGAGKDGLILDLTKSMPYYRILSRRHGALNVAIFSRYPILETQPVAFEDETDNFSMWVDLDMEGVRVRLFNNHLQTTNINQYRAPLTPNIGHTIAQLKKLKQVVEENGSIRTRQADVIRKLLDESPYPLIVCGDFNATPSSYTYRTIKGRLRDSFRDAGKGYGYSYRYLKKLYRIDYIFYAPENFRAIRYYSPELEYSDHKPVVVTFDFSPKD
- a CDS encoding SDR family oxidoreductase, yielding MKRILVTGGAGFIGSHLCERLLREGNSVICLDNFLTGRKENISHLLEHKFFDLIEHDIIYPYPIEPVDEIYHLACPASPVHYQHDPIKTMKISVMGSYNVLGMAKKHGARILLASTSEIYGDPLVHPQPEQYWGNVNTVGPRSCYDEGKRCAETLFMDYHRQEKVRIKIVRIFNTYGPGMLPDDGRVISNFILQALQDQDITIYGDGSQTRSFQYIDDLIEGLLKMMKTDEAFTGPVNIGNPREFTIRELAERIITLSGASSKLVYMPLPVDDPKQRRPDITLAREMLDWEPAIRLDEGLTRMISFFRKKLKKETIEANVNPLS